A stretch of Microbulbifer bruguierae DNA encodes these proteins:
- a CDS encoding acyl-CoA thioesterase, with protein sequence MFTYQVEPRFSETDALGHINNTVVPVWFEQGRTPIFKLFNPDLSLNKWNLILKKMDVDFVAQIYLYSPVEIRTSLRAVGNTSLTIHQEVWQKDQLVAQGDCVMVHFDYENQTKAPIPQQTRAELEKHLVN encoded by the coding sequence ATGTTCACTTATCAGGTAGAGCCGCGCTTTAGCGAAACCGACGCCCTCGGGCATATCAACAACACCGTGGTTCCGGTGTGGTTCGAGCAGGGCCGCACACCCATATTCAAGCTGTTCAACCCGGACCTGTCGCTGAACAAGTGGAATCTGATTCTGAAGAAGATGGATGTGGATTTCGTAGCCCAGATCTACCTGTATTCCCCGGTGGAGATCCGCACTTCACTGCGCGCGGTGGGCAATACCTCGCTGACCATTCACCAGGAGGTATGGCAAAAGGATCAGCTGGTTGCGCAGGGTGACTGCGTGATGGTGCACTTCGACTACGAAAACCAGACCAAAGCGCCGATTCCACAGCAGACCCGTGCCGAGCTGGAAAAGCACCTGGTGAACTGA
- a CDS encoding NAD-dependent malic enzyme, translating to MSQKDKRPLYIPHAGPSLLEIPLLNKGSAFSLQERIEFNLIGLLPNNVESISEQVRRAYHQYQQCRTDLERHIYLRAIQDDNETLFFRLIEQHIEEMLPIIYTPTVGAACEEFSNIYRNHRGLFVSYPDRKYMDDILRSATKENVKVIVVTDGERILGLGDQGIGGMGIPIGKLSLYTACGGISPAYTLPVMLDVGTNNRALLNDPMYMGWRNERISQEEYDEFLAEFIAAVKRRWPRVLVQFEDFAQTNAMPLLNRYRDEICCFNDDIQGTAAVALGTMLAACKAKDEKLSKQKVLVVGAGSAGCGIAEQVVAAMVNDGVSESKARSRIFMFDRYGLVTSDMKNLHDFQARLAQSPEKYPEAAEWDLQMLIEQVKPSILIGVSGQGSLFSQPVIEALHKGCKRPLVMPLSNPTSRAEATPQEVLEWTNGAAMVATGSPFEPVELDGKKYPIAQCNNVYIFPGIGLGVIAAGANRVTDNMLMAASNALAENAPVVKKGSGALLPSLSNIREVGKAIAMAVGKQAQEDGVAPGISLEKLEKNIEKNFWAPNYRRYRRRAF from the coding sequence ATGAGCCAGAAAGACAAGCGCCCTTTATACATACCCCATGCCGGTCCGTCCCTGCTGGAAATCCCTCTGCTCAACAAGGGCAGCGCCTTTTCCCTGCAAGAGCGCATTGAATTCAATCTGATCGGCCTGCTGCCGAACAATGTGGAATCTATCAGTGAGCAGGTGCGTCGCGCCTACCACCAGTACCAGCAGTGCCGCACGGATCTCGAGCGCCACATCTACCTGCGTGCGATTCAGGACGACAACGAGACGTTGTTTTTCCGCCTTATCGAGCAGCACATCGAGGAGATGCTGCCGATCATCTACACCCCCACCGTGGGCGCCGCCTGTGAGGAATTCTCCAATATCTACCGCAATCACCGCGGCCTGTTTGTGTCCTACCCGGACCGCAAATACATGGACGACATTCTGCGCAGCGCCACCAAGGAAAATGTGAAAGTCATCGTCGTCACCGATGGTGAACGCATCCTCGGCCTCGGCGACCAGGGCATCGGCGGTATGGGTATTCCGATCGGTAAACTCTCGCTGTACACCGCCTGCGGCGGCATCAGCCCGGCGTACACCCTGCCGGTGATGTTGGACGTCGGCACCAACAACCGCGCCCTGCTGAATGACCCCATGTATATGGGCTGGCGCAACGAGCGTATTTCCCAGGAGGAGTACGACGAGTTCCTGGCGGAGTTTATCGCTGCCGTGAAACGCCGCTGGCCCCGGGTGCTGGTGCAGTTCGAGGACTTCGCCCAGACCAATGCGATGCCGCTGCTGAACCGCTATCGCGACGAGATCTGCTGCTTCAATGACGATATTCAGGGCACTGCTGCGGTGGCTCTGGGCACCATGCTGGCGGCCTGCAAGGCGAAAGACGAGAAACTGTCGAAGCAGAAGGTACTGGTGGTAGGGGCGGGCTCCGCGGGCTGTGGCATTGCCGAGCAGGTGGTGGCAGCCATGGTGAACGACGGTGTATCGGAGTCCAAGGCCCGCAGCCGGATCTTCATGTTCGACCGCTACGGCCTGGTCACCAGCGACATGAAGAACCTGCACGACTTCCAGGCCAGGCTGGCGCAAAGCCCGGAAAAATACCCCGAGGCTGCAGAGTGGGACCTGCAGATGCTGATCGAACAGGTGAAACCCTCGATACTCATTGGTGTCTCCGGCCAGGGCAGCCTGTTCAGCCAGCCGGTGATCGAGGCCCTGCACAAGGGCTGCAAACGCCCGCTGGTGATGCCGCTGTCCAACCCTACCTCCCGTGCCGAAGCCACGCCCCAGGAAGTACTGGAGTGGACCAACGGCGCCGCCATGGTGGCAACCGGCAGCCCCTTCGAGCCCGTTGAACTGGACGGCAAAAAGTACCCCATTGCCCAGTGCAACAACGTGTACATTTTCCCCGGTATCGGCCTCGGTGTGATCGCCGCCGGCGCCAACCGGGTTACCGACAACATGCTGATGGCCGCGTCCAATGCGCTGGCGGAAAACGCGCCCGTCGTGAAGAAGGGCAGTGGTGCGCTGCTGCCATCGCTGTCGAATATTCGCGAAGTGGGCAAGGCCATCGCCATGGCGGTGGGCAAGCAGGCGCAGGAAGACGGTGTGGCACCGGGTATCAGCCTGGAAAAACTCGAAAAGAATATCGAGAAGAATTTCTGGGCGCCCAATTACCGCCGCTATCGCCGCCGGGCTTTCTGA